From the Manihot esculenta cultivar AM560-2 chromosome 3, M.esculenta_v8, whole genome shotgun sequence genome, one window contains:
- the LOC110610948 gene encoding uncharacterized protein LOC110610948 isoform X2 gives MAFSTSDFAVTELPVVYSSVISWLRPPYLYLVINGIIISIVASSKLQKPEEPSTQPVIIHQPTPAVMATKASADISSDYIEGVVVSGSLSGYQDLNVADKVVPVDDRTVNKIDEGRVVEQERPVMGGGDEAAVSYKSVQHPQKSDSVEDLFEKEKKKPLVSARFGSKKSVKANPEAGKATVLGVSKPKRHDTLESTWRMITDGRPMPLTRHLKKSDTWDTHVHRDDTTTPQPLPTKMKKSETFSENKSKLRRDSDQGSGKLKKEPSLSQDELNRRVEAFIKKFNEEMRLQRLESLNQYREMLNRGAY, from the exons ATGGCGTTTTCTACATCAG ATTTTGCAGTCACTGAACTTCCAGTCGTGTATAGCTCTGTTATCTCTTGGCTTCGGCCTCCTTATCTTTATTTGGTCATCAATGGCATAATCATCTCAATTGTCGCttcctccaagctccaaaaacctgAGGAACCCTCTACACAACCGGTGATAATTCACCAGCCAACGCCAGCGGTGATGGCAACGAAGGCGTCTGCGGATATATCATCTGACTATATTGAGGGAGTTGTTGTGAGCGGATCGCTATCTGGGTACCAAGATTTGAATGTGGCAGACAAGGTTGTGCCTGTGGATGATCGCACTGTGAACAAAATTGATGAGGGTAGGGTTGTAGAGCAAGAGAGACCGGTGATGGGAGGTGGTGATGAGGCTGCGGTTTCTTACAAATCGGTGCAGCATCCACAGAAGAGCGATTCTGTGGAGGATTTGtttgagaaagaaaagaagaaaccgCTGGTTTCTGCAAGGTTTGGCTCCAAGAAATCAGTGAAAGCAAATCCTGAAG CCGGGAAGGCAACAGTGTTAGGCGTATCAAAACCGAAACGGCACGATACCTTGGAGAGCACATGGAGGATGATAACGGACGGCCGTCCAATGCCGTTGACCAGACACCTAAAGAAATCGGACACGTGGGACACTCACGTTCATCGCGACGACACCACGACACCTCAGCCGCTTCCGACGAAGATGAAGAAGTCGGAGACTTTTAGCGAAAACAAGTCGAAGCTGAGGCGTGATAGTGATCAGGGATCAGGGAAACTGAAGAAGGAACCGTCATTGAGTCAGGACGAGTTGAACCGCCGAGTGGAGGCGTTTATAAAGAAGTTCAATGAAGAAATGAGGCTGCAGAGGCTGGAATCGTTGAATCAGTACCGCGAGATGCTCAATAGAGGGGCTTATTAg
- the LOC110610948 gene encoding uncharacterized protein LOC110610948 isoform X1 codes for MAFSTSGPGNVVLSLKLALISTVVLSVAVMLKLSVPVVTDFAVTELPVVYSSVISWLRPPYLYLVINGIIISIVASSKLQKPEEPSTQPVIIHQPTPAVMATKASADISSDYIEGVVVSGSLSGYQDLNVADKVVPVDDRTVNKIDEGRVVEQERPVMGGGDEAAVSYKSVQHPQKSDSVEDLFEKEKKKPLVSARFGSKKSVKANPEAGKATVLGVSKPKRHDTLESTWRMITDGRPMPLTRHLKKSDTWDTHVHRDDTTTPQPLPTKMKKSETFSENKSKLRRDSDQGSGKLKKEPSLSQDELNRRVEAFIKKFNEEMRLQRLESLNQYREMLNRGAY; via the exons ATGGCGTTTTCTACATCAGGTCCTGGAAACGTAGTCCTTTCTCTCAAACTAGCTTTAATTTCCACCGTTGTATTGTCAGTTGCGGTGATGCTAAAGCTATCTGTTCCGGTGGTTACAGATTTTGCAGTCACTGAACTTCCAGTCGTGTATAGCTCTGTTATCTCTTGGCTTCGGCCTCCTTATCTTTATTTGGTCATCAATGGCATAATCATCTCAATTGTCGCttcctccaagctccaaaaacctgAGGAACCCTCTACACAACCGGTGATAATTCACCAGCCAACGCCAGCGGTGATGGCAACGAAGGCGTCTGCGGATATATCATCTGACTATATTGAGGGAGTTGTTGTGAGCGGATCGCTATCTGGGTACCAAGATTTGAATGTGGCAGACAAGGTTGTGCCTGTGGATGATCGCACTGTGAACAAAATTGATGAGGGTAGGGTTGTAGAGCAAGAGAGACCGGTGATGGGAGGTGGTGATGAGGCTGCGGTTTCTTACAAATCGGTGCAGCATCCACAGAAGAGCGATTCTGTGGAGGATTTGtttgagaaagaaaagaagaaaccgCTGGTTTCTGCAAGGTTTGGCTCCAAGAAATCAGTGAAAGCAAATCCTGAAG CCGGGAAGGCAACAGTGTTAGGCGTATCAAAACCGAAACGGCACGATACCTTGGAGAGCACATGGAGGATGATAACGGACGGCCGTCCAATGCCGTTGACCAGACACCTAAAGAAATCGGACACGTGGGACACTCACGTTCATCGCGACGACACCACGACACCTCAGCCGCTTCCGACGAAGATGAAGAAGTCGGAGACTTTTAGCGAAAACAAGTCGAAGCTGAGGCGTGATAGTGATCAGGGATCAGGGAAACTGAAGAAGGAACCGTCATTGAGTCAGGACGAGTTGAACCGCCGAGTGGAGGCGTTTATAAAGAAGTTCAATGAAGAAATGAGGCTGCAGAGGCTGGAATCGTTGAATCAGTACCGCGAGATGCTCAATAGAGGGGCTTATTAg